Proteins co-encoded in one Ictalurus punctatus breed USDA103 chromosome 18, Coco_2.0, whole genome shotgun sequence genomic window:
- the LOC108279106 gene encoding claudin-3-like, producing the protein MAALGLEILGISLSVLGCILSIVCCALPMWRVSAFIGNNIITAQVFWEGIWMNCVYQSTGQMQCKVYDSILALPQDLQAARALTVVAVVLGILALLVSIVGAKCTNCIEDEVAKARVMIVSGVIFITAAITQLIPVSWSANKIIREFYSPIVPEAQKREIGASLYLGWGAAAMLLVGGSILCCSCPPAEKQAKYIPASHVAYSTTKRSVAPSSYSRKDYV; encoded by the coding sequence ATGGCTGCATTGGGGCTTGAGATTCTGGGAATATCGCTCTCTGTTCTCGGCTGTATCCTCAGCATTGTGTGCTGCGCCCTTCCCATGTGGAGGGTCTCTGCATTCATTGGAAATAACATAATTACAGCTCAGGTTTTCTGGGAGGGCATTTGGATGAACTGTGTGTATCAGAGTACCGGACAGATGCAGTGCAAAGTCTACGACTCCATTCTGGCTCTCCCTCAGGACCTGCAGGCAGCCCGAGCTCTGACCGTAGTGGCTGTTGTCCTGGGTATCCTGGCTCTTCTGGTGTCTATTGTGGGAGCTAAGTGCACCAACTGCATCGAGGACGAGGTTGCAAAAGCCCGTGTGATGATCGTTTCTGGTGTCATCTTCATAACCGCAGCCATCACGCAACTTATCCCTGTATCCTGGTCGGCCAATAAGATCATTCGGGAATTCTACAGTCCAATTGTGCCTGAGGCACAGAAGAGGGAGATTGGTGCGTCACTGTATTTGGGCTGGGGTGCTGCGGCCATGTTGCTGGTTGGTGGCTCGATTTTGTGTTGCAGCTGTCCACCAGCAGAAAAGCAAGCGAAATATATTCCTGCAAGCCACGTGGCTTATTCCACGACTAAACGTTCAGTGGCTCCCAGCTCTTACAGCAGGAAAGACTATGTATGA